A single Candidatus Obscuribacterales bacterium DNA region contains:
- the msrP gene encoding protein-methionine-sulfoxide reductase catalytic subunit MsrP: MVLIRVPKPWQVIDQPVTAESAFWGRRKFMKSMIGLGAIAAAAPLTACQASTQRDRDPLAGVQDLNAVANANFREGDRPITGRQLAATYNNFYEFGGTKSIWQNAQALPTNPWTLNVGGLVKNPTTYGLEDLLNFPLEERVYRFRCVEAWAMVVPWIGFPMSRILEAVEPSSDAKYVRFTSYYDSEVTKGPGLRSSFLPWPYTEGLRIEEMANDLAFFAVGAYGQTLPKQHGAPIRMVVPWKYGFKGAKSVVGIEFVAEQPATFWNTINGNEYKFESNVEPDVPHPRWSQATERLVGPGSEFSWEQQPTLLYNGYADYVADLYA, from the coding sequence ATGGTTTTGATTCGAGTTCCAAAACCCTGGCAGGTAATCGACCAGCCAGTTACCGCCGAATCCGCCTTCTGGGGACGGCGTAAGTTTATGAAATCTATGATCGGTCTGGGGGCGATCGCCGCCGCTGCACCGCTCACAGCCTGCCAAGCCTCCACCCAGCGCGATCGCGATCCCTTGGCGGGGGTGCAGGATCTCAATGCCGTGGCCAATGCTAATTTTCGGGAGGGCGATCGCCCGATCACCGGCCGTCAACTTGCGGCCACCTACAATAACTTCTACGAATTTGGCGGCACCAAGTCCATCTGGCAAAATGCCCAGGCCTTACCCACCAATCCCTGGACGCTGAACGTCGGCGGTTTGGTCAAAAACCCCACCACCTACGGCCTAGAAGACCTGCTCAACTTTCCCCTAGAAGAACGGGTCTATCGCTTCCGTTGTGTAGAAGCTTGGGCCATGGTGGTGCCCTGGATTGGCTTCCCCATGAGCCGAATTTTAGAGGCCGTGGAACCTAGCAGCGATGCCAAATACGTCCGCTTCACCTCCTACTACGACTCCGAGGTGACCAAAGGCCCCGGTCTGCGGTCGTCCTTCCTCCCCTGGCCCTACACCGAAGGGCTGCGCATCGAAGAAATGGCTAACGATCTCGCCTTTTTCGCTGTGGGAGCCTACGGGCAGACCCTGCCGAAACAGCACGGTGCTCCTATTCGCATGGTGGTGCCTTGGAAATATGGCTTTAAGGGTGCCAAGTCGGTGGTGGGCATTGAGTTTGTGGCCGAGCAACCCGCCACGTTTTGGAACACCATCAACGGCAATGAATATAAGTTTGAATCGAATGTGGAGCCAGATGTCCCCCATCCCCGCTGGTCACAAGCGACAGAACGCTTGGTCGGCCCTGGCTCCGAGTTTTCCTGGGAACAGCAACCGACGCTGCTCTACAACGGCTATGCCGACTACGTCGCTGATCTGTATGCCTAG
- a CDS encoding DUF1257 domain-containing protein — MSHFSAIKTQIKSADALLQALADLGFRTVEHHTTAQPLYGYQGDLRSQTAEVIVRRKYLGHLSNDLGFKRQADGTYQAIISDYDRGHDYGQDWLNQLTQRYGYHHLKAIAPAQGFAIEEEETLADGTIRLVVGRWQ; from the coding sequence ATGTCCCACTTCTCCGCTATCAAGACTCAGATTAAGAGTGCTGATGCTCTCCTGCAAGCCTTGGCAGACCTTGGTTTCCGCACCGTGGAACATCACACAACCGCCCAACCGCTGTATGGCTACCAAGGAGACCTGCGATCGCAAACCGCTGAGGTGATCGTTCGCCGCAAGTATCTTGGCCATCTCAGTAACGACCTTGGCTTCAAGCGCCAGGCTGACGGCACTTACCAAGCAATTATTTCTGACTACGATCGCGGCCATGACTATGGTCAAGATTGGCTCAATCAACTCACCCAGCGCTATGGTTACCATCACCTGAAAGCGATCGCCCCGGCCCAAGGGTTTGCGATCGAAGAGGAAGAAACGCTGGCTGATGGCACGATTCGTCTTGTGGTGGGTCGCTGGCAGTAA
- a CDS encoding DUF6629 family protein, which produces MCFSATASFTISAALLPIGGWCINKAWQSDRHYLPLAAFPLAFGIQQAIEGVVWLGLDANDSAMVAAAATGFIFFSHGFWLVWTPFMAWMLETRSRLRRLWQTMTLVGMLLAAYFLVPLVLNPDWLTVTVQERSLTYMLQNLTPYPFLEHLGRSLYISIILAPLLLVNQSAVQGLGWLVFAALVVVSRFFSAGLVSVWCYFAAVASLYVGYLFYQDIAEERSLPAEEG; this is translated from the coding sequence ATGTGCTTTTCTGCAACCGCGAGTTTCACCATCAGTGCCGCGCTTCTGCCCATTGGCGGGTGGTGTATCAACAAAGCTTGGCAAAGCGATCGCCACTACCTACCCCTGGCCGCCTTCCCGCTGGCTTTTGGCATCCAGCAAGCCATTGAAGGCGTCGTCTGGCTGGGGCTAGACGCCAATGATTCAGCCATGGTTGCAGCGGCGGCAACGGGATTTATCTTCTTTTCCCATGGTTTCTGGCTTGTCTGGACGCCGTTCATGGCCTGGATGCTCGAAACGCGATCGCGCCTCAGGCGGCTGTGGCAGACGATGACCCTAGTGGGAATGCTGTTGGCTGCCTATTTCTTGGTGCCCTTAGTGCTCAATCCCGATTGGCTGACCGTGACTGTCCAGGAGCGATCGCTCACCTATATGCTCCAAAACCTGACGCCCTATCCTTTCTTGGAACACCTAGGGCGATCGCTTTACATTTCGATTATCTTAGCCCCGTTACTGTTGGTGAATCAGTCTGCCGTGCAGGGACTAGGCTGGCTAGTTTTTGCGGCATTGGTGGTTGTGTCTCGATTTTTTAGTGCAGGTTTGGTTTCTGTCTGGTGTTATTTTGCCGCAGTGGCGTCGCTCTATGTAGGTTATCTGTTTTATCAAGATATTGCTGAAGAGCGATCGCTTCCGGCAGAAGAAGGTTAG
- a CDS encoding HAMP domain-containing sensor histidine kinase, translated as MFQATRRRLALWYTTVTAVLLLLFATGFYVYVRNTLVERVDDTLNHVVEIIGRSLVIEAVPQDNPLAPRQYQVNLEASFRDNADTVEDDHIDLEWFSPTGDLLWSTFASQPQIPVHLNPQGETVHLSGDQVLRQVTQRIERGRQVLGYLRVSHPWFEVTKPTRRLIVDLSLGTSLMVGGVAAIGWLLSGLAIAPVRDSYQRLKQFTADASHELRNPIAVIQTNVQAALTDPDPEWQQQQLQVVERLTRRLGRLVDDLLFLARQDSSLVTLRQDPIQLRELLTEVLEEQHSMADEKAIALHWAQPDAQPSPASRYHLRGDRDQLSRLFTNLVSNSIRYTPNGGQVQVTLEGRSRHGLPGLEIVVQDTGIGIPPDALPHLFDRFYRVDPARTHSSDGDRPQSAGSGLGLAIAQVIVENHHGTITIDSSPQQGTRVTVFLPQGERSEELT; from the coding sequence ATGTTTCAGGCGACCCGCCGCCGTTTAGCTCTGTGGTATACCACCGTGACAGCGGTGCTGCTGCTGCTGTTTGCCACCGGGTTTTACGTCTACGTGCGCAATACCTTGGTGGAGCGGGTGGACGATACCCTCAACCATGTGGTGGAAATTATTGGGCGATCGCTGGTGATTGAAGCCGTTCCCCAAGATAATCCCCTCGCGCCGCGCCAGTATCAGGTCAACCTAGAGGCAAGTTTTCGCGACAATGCCGATACGGTGGAAGACGACCATATTGATCTGGAATGGTTCAGTCCTACGGGTGACCTGCTGTGGTCTACCTTTGCCAGCCAGCCCCAAATTCCAGTTCACCTCAATCCCCAGGGTGAGACGGTGCATCTGAGCGGCGACCAAGTGCTGCGCCAGGTGACCCAGCGGATCGAGCGGGGGCGGCAGGTGTTGGGCTATCTACGGGTGAGTCATCCTTGGTTTGAGGTGACCAAGCCCACGCGGCGGCTGATTGTAGATTTGAGCCTAGGCACTAGTTTGATGGTAGGCGGGGTGGCGGCTATTGGCTGGCTGCTGTCGGGGTTGGCGATCGCTCCCGTGCGCGACTCCTATCAACGGCTGAAGCAGTTCACCGCTGATGCATCCCACGAATTGCGCAACCCGATCGCCGTGATTCAAACCAATGTGCAGGCGGCGCTGACGGATCCAGATCCAGAATGGCAGCAGCAACAACTCCAGGTGGTGGAACGGCTCACTCGGAGGCTGGGGCGGCTGGTGGATGACCTCCTGTTCCTGGCCCGTCAAGATAGTAGCCTGGTGACACTGCGGCAAGACCCGATTCAGCTTCGGGAGTTGCTCACCGAAGTTTTGGAAGAGCAGCACAGCATGGCAGATGAAAAGGCGATCGCCCTCCACTGGGCCCAGCCCGATGCCCAACCCAGTCCAGCCAGCCGCTACCATCTGCGGGGCGATCGCGATCAGCTAAGTCGCCTCTTCACCAACCTAGTCAGCAACAGTATTCGCTATACTCCCAACGGCGGTCAGGTACAGGTCACCCTAGAGGGGCGATCGCGCCATGGCCTACCGGGGTTGGAGATCGTCGTCCAGGATACCGGCATTGGCATCCCACCGGATGCTCTGCCCCATCTCTTTGATCGGTTCTACCGGGTTGATCCAGCTCGCACCCACAGCAGTGATGGCGATCGCCCCCAGTCGGCCGGATCGGGGTTGGGCCTGGCGATCGCTCAGGTGATTGTCGAAAACCACCACGGCACGATTACGATCGACAGCAGTCCGCAGCAGGGCACCCGCGTCACTGTTTTTCTACCCCAAGGGGAGCGATCGGAGGAGCTGACGTAA
- the murF gene encoding UDP-N-acetylmuramoyl-tripeptide--D-alanyl-D-alanine ligase produces MVKPFTLADLGVLLPAATSPSSLDLHQAIAHMTTDSRTLQPGDLFVALRGDRFDGHDFVAQVLEQGAIAAVVDQIPPGLEAAPLWVVPDTLAAYQALGSGWRQRFPGPVVAVTGSVGKTTTKELIAAVLGTQGAVLKTRANYNNEIGVPKTLLELTAAHQFAVVEMGMRGAGEIALLTQIAQPDIAVITNVGTAHIGRLGSEQAIADAKCELLANLRPDGIAILNHDNQRLMDTATTVWNGRVLTYGLDGGDLQGEWTAPDQLRVQGQAIAVPLPGRHNAINYLAALAVAQAVGIDWTTLGDEVPVTLPEGRSRCHTLPQDVMVLDETYNAGVESMTAALRLLADTPGQRRIAILGTMKELGERSPALHRQVGHVAQQLNLDQILILADPEERDALIAGAGSLPCHVFETHQQVIDYLLDSVQPGDRYLLKASRAVGLDQVVNALLAQWSSQGLPLPRS; encoded by the coding sequence ATGGTCAAACCGTTTACCCTGGCTGATCTTGGTGTTCTCCTACCTGCTGCCACCAGCCCATCTAGCCTGGATCTGCATCAAGCGATCGCCCATATGACCACCGATAGCCGTACCCTACAGCCGGGCGATTTGTTTGTGGCGCTGCGGGGCGATCGCTTTGATGGTCATGACTTTGTAGCCCAGGTGTTAGAACAAGGGGCGATCGCGGCGGTGGTGGATCAGATTCCCCCAGGGTTGGAAGCCGCGCCCTTGTGGGTGGTGCCGGATACCCTGGCGGCCTACCAAGCCTTGGGTAGCGGTTGGCGGCAACGCTTTCCAGGGCCCGTTGTGGCGGTGACCGGGTCGGTGGGTAAAACGACGACGAAGGAGCTGATTGCAGCGGTGCTGGGCACCCAAGGCGCGGTGCTGAAAACCCGCGCTAACTACAACAACGAAATTGGCGTACCGAAGACCTTGCTAGAACTGACGGCGGCGCATCAGTTTGCGGTGGTGGAGATGGGAATGCGGGGGGCGGGAGAAATTGCCCTGTTGACCCAAATAGCCCAGCCCGATATTGCGGTGATCACCAACGTTGGCACGGCCCACATTGGTCGCCTGGGCTCGGAGCAGGCGATCGCCGATGCCAAGTGCGAACTGCTGGCCAACCTCCGTCCTGACGGCATAGCCATCCTCAACCACGACAACCAGCGGCTGATGGACACGGCCACTACAGTCTGGAACGGTCGCGTCCTCACCTACGGTCTAGACGGGGGCGATCTGCAGGGGGAATGGACAGCTCCTGACCAACTGCGGGTGCAGGGGCAGGCGATCGCCGTCCCGCTGCCCGGTCGCCATAACGCCATCAACTACCTCGCGGCCCTGGCGGTAGCCCAAGCGGTGGGTATCGATTGGACAACCCTCGGTGACGAGGTGCCGGTGACCCTGCCTGAGGGGCGATCCCGTTGCCACACCCTGCCCCAGGATGTGATGGTGCTGGATGAAACCTACAACGCGGGGGTAGAATCCATGACCGCAGCCCTGCGATTGCTGGCGGATACGCCCGGCCAGCGCCGCATTGCTATTTTGGGAACCATGAAAGAGCTGGGAGAGCGATCGCCCGCTCTGCATCGACAGGTGGGCCACGTGGCCCAGCAGCTCAATCTAGACCAGATCCTGATCCTGGCCGATCCAGAAGAACGAGATGCTCTAATCGCTGGCGCTGGATCCCTGCCATGCCATGTCTTTGAGACCCATCAGCAGGTGATTGATTATCTTCTAGACAGCGTCCAGCCCGGCGATCGCTACCTGCTTAAAGCATCCCGTGCCGTGGGGCTGGATCAGGTGGTTAACGCGTTGCTTGCCCAGTGGTCGTCTCAGGGATTGCCATTGCCCAGATCCTGA
- the ureC gene encoding urease subunit alpha gives MSYRMDRRAYAETYGPTVGDRIRLADTALIIEVEQDFTTYGNEVKFGGGKVIRDGMGQSPISTAEGAVDTVITNALILDWWGIVKADVGLKNGRIYKIGKAGNPYIQDDVDIIIGPGTEAIAGEGMILTAGGIDAHIHFICPQQIETAIASGVTTMIGGGTGPATGTNATTCTPGAWHIWRMLQATDAFPLNFGFMGKGNSAQQPGLIEQVMAGVIGLKLHEDWGTTPAAIDTCLSVAEDYDLQVAIHTDTLNEAGFVEDTIAAFKGRTIHTYHTEGAGGGHAPDIIKVCGESNVLPSSTNPTRPYTVNTLEEHLDMLMVCHHLSRSIPEDVAFAESRIRRETIAAEDILHDLGAFSMISSDSQAMGRVGEVIIRTWQTAHKMKVQRGPLSEDSDRNDNHRAKRYVAKYTINPALTHGVAHEIGSVEEGKLADLCLWKPAFFGVKPELVIKGGAIAWAQMGDPNASIPTPQPVHMRPMFGSYGGAIAATSLTFVSKAAVAQGIAGKIGLQKPAVAVMNIRNVRKADMKLNNYQPVMEVNPETYEVRADGELLTCEPAEVLPMAQRYFLF, from the coding sequence ATGAGCTATCGCATGGATCGCCGCGCCTATGCCGAAACCTACGGGCCCACCGTAGGCGATCGCATCCGATTGGCTGATACAGCTCTGATTATCGAAGTGGAGCAGGACTTTACCACCTACGGCAACGAGGTGAAGTTTGGCGGCGGCAAAGTGATCCGCGATGGTATGGGACAATCGCCCATCTCCACGGCGGAGGGTGCTGTGGACACCGTGATCACCAATGCGCTGATTTTGGACTGGTGGGGCATTGTCAAGGCGGATGTGGGGCTCAAAAATGGACGGATCTACAAAATCGGCAAAGCTGGCAATCCCTACATTCAAGATGACGTAGACATTATTATCGGGCCGGGTACGGAGGCGATCGCTGGCGAGGGCATGATTCTCACGGCGGGTGGCATTGATGCCCACATTCACTTCATCTGCCCCCAGCAAATTGAGACAGCGATCGCCTCTGGGGTGACGACGATGATCGGTGGTGGTACAGGCCCGGCCACCGGCACCAATGCCACCACCTGCACCCCCGGCGCTTGGCATATTTGGCGGATGCTGCAAGCAACGGATGCCTTTCCGCTGAACTTTGGCTTCATGGGTAAGGGCAACAGCGCTCAGCAGCCAGGATTGATTGAGCAGGTGATGGCGGGGGTGATCGGGCTGAAGCTCCATGAAGATTGGGGGACAACGCCAGCGGCGATCGATACCTGCCTGAGCGTTGCTGAGGACTATGATCTCCAGGTCGCCATCCACACCGATACCCTCAATGAAGCTGGTTTTGTGGAAGATACGATCGCTGCCTTTAAGGGACGAACGATTCACACGTATCATACGGAGGGTGCTGGGGGCGGTCATGCGCCAGATATTATCAAGGTTTGTGGCGAGTCTAATGTGTTGCCTTCTTCGACGAATCCCACCCGTCCCTATACGGTGAATACGTTAGAAGAACATTTGGATATGTTGATGGTGTGCCATCATCTGAGCCGCAGCATTCCTGAAGATGTGGCGTTTGCAGAATCGCGCATTCGCCGAGAAACGATCGCGGCTGAAGATATCTTGCATGACCTAGGTGCTTTTAGCATGATTTCTTCCGACTCCCAAGCCATGGGGCGCGTAGGCGAGGTGATTATCCGTACCTGGCAGACGGCCCATAAGATGAAGGTGCAGCGCGGCCCATTGTCGGAAGATAGCGATCGCAATGATAATCACCGAGCTAAGCGCTATGTGGCGAAGTACACGATTAACCCGGCTCTTACCCATGGCGTTGCCCATGAAATTGGCTCAGTTGAGGAAGGTAAGTTAGCGGATCTTTGTCTGTGGAAACCGGCGTTCTTTGGCGTGAAGCCAGAATTGGTGATTAAAGGCGGGGCGATCGCTTGGGCCCAGATGGGCGATCCTAATGCCAGTATTCCCACGCCCCAGCCGGTGCATATGCGGCCGATGTTTGGCAGCTATGGGGGGGCGATCGCGGCGACATCGCTGACCTTTGTCTCGAAGGCGGCAGTGGCTCAGGGCATTGCAGGTAAGATTGGGCTGCAAAAGCCAGCGGTGGCGGTGATGAATATCCGTAATGTGCGCAAGGCAGATATGAAGCTGAATAACTACCAGCCGGTGATGGAGGTGAATCCAGAAACCTACGAAGTGCGGGCCGATGGTGAGTTGCTCACCTGTGAACCGGCGGAGGTGCTGCCCATGGCCCAGCGCTACTTCCTGTTTTAA